In Hyphomicrobiales bacterium, a single window of DNA contains:
- a CDS encoding CDP-alcohol phosphatidyltransferase family protein: MFDRQILALTRPAVEGVARRLNERGITADHVSLFGFAFGMLAALLIVAGEIRWAIIPLLVNRLCDGLDGALARKGVATDRGAFLDITLDFFFYAGVPLAFALCNPPQNALPAAVLLAAFIGTGVTFLAYAIMAEKRGDKSTDYPSKSFYYLGGLTEGFETVLCFVAMCLWPAHFPLLAYVYAALCCVTTATRMAAGWQAFGSGGVK, encoded by the coding sequence ATGTTTGACCGCCAGATTCTCGCACTCACCCGGCCCGCGGTGGAAGGCGTTGCCCGGCGGTTGAATGAGCGCGGCATCACCGCGGATCACGTCAGCCTGTTCGGCTTCGCCTTCGGCATGCTCGCCGCCCTCCTGATCGTGGCAGGCGAGATCAGGTGGGCGATCATCCCGTTGCTGGTGAATCGCCTCTGCGATGGCCTCGACGGCGCACTGGCGCGGAAGGGCGTGGCAACTGACCGCGGCGCCTTCCTCGACATTACCCTCGACTTCTTCTTCTATGCCGGCGTGCCGCTGGCTTTCGCGCTCTGCAACCCGCCGCAGAATGCGCTGCCCGCCGCAGTCCTGCTGGCGGCCTTCATCGGCACCGGCGTCACCTTTCTCGCCTACGCCATCATGGCGGAAAAGCGCGGCGACAAGAGCACGGACTACCCGTCGAAGTCCTTCTACTATCTGGGCGGGCTGACCGAAGGTTTCGAGACGGTGCTGTGCTTCGTGGCCATGTGCCTGTGGCCGGCCCACTTCCCGCTCCTGGCCTATGTCTACGCCGCCCTCTGCTGTGTCACCACGGCGACGCGCATGGCGGCGGGCTGGCAGGCCTTCGGTTCAGGCGGCGTCAAATGA
- a CDS encoding DUF817 domain-containing protein, with product MAERTSLEARIDAAAHGVLARLPQHGLAGAAIEFLVFGLKQAWACLFGGLLLGLIMLSAVAWPAQAGVARYDALFVAALLLQAAMLAFRLEKPSEAVVIFLFHAVGTGMELFKTHMGSWTYPEENVLRLAGVPLFSGFMYAAVGSYLARVTRIFDFRFSNYPPASATLLLAVGIYANFFTHHFLWDLRWLLFAATALLFWRCSVHYKVFRFRHRMNMLLGFFLVALFIWLAENIATASHIWLYPNQQAGWQLVSLGKFTSWYLLMIISFVLVNLVHRPKSFDAA from the coding sequence ATGGCGGAACGGACAAGCCTGGAAGCGAGAATCGATGCGGCGGCACATGGCGTGCTGGCACGCCTGCCGCAGCACGGTCTGGCGGGGGCGGCGATCGAGTTCCTTGTCTTCGGCCTGAAGCAGGCCTGGGCCTGCCTGTTCGGCGGCCTGTTGCTGGGCCTCATCATGCTCTCCGCCGTGGCCTGGCCCGCCCAGGCAGGCGTGGCCCGCTATGATGCCCTGTTCGTGGCCGCCCTGCTGCTGCAGGCAGCCATGCTCGCCTTCCGCCTGGAGAAACCGTCGGAGGCCGTGGTTATCTTTCTCTTTCATGCTGTGGGCACTGGCATGGAACTGTTCAAGACGCACATGGGGTCGTGGACCTATCCCGAAGAGAACGTGTTGCGGCTCGCGGGCGTACCGCTCTTCTCCGGCTTCATGTATGCGGCCGTCGGCTCTTATCTGGCGCGGGTGACACGGATCTTCGACTTCCGCTTTTCCAACTACCCGCCCGCCTCCGCCACGCTGCTGCTGGCCGTTGGCATCTATGCCAATTTCTTCACGCACCATTTCCTGTGGGATCTGCGCTGGCTGCTGTTTGCGGCCACGGCCCTGCTCTTCTGGCGCTGTTCGGTTCACTACAAGGTGTTCCGTTTCCGGCACAGGATGAACATGCTGCTGGGATTCTTCCTGGTGGCGCTGTTCATCTGGCTCGCGGAGAACATCGCCACGGCGTCGCACATCTGGCTCTATCCGAACCAGCAGGCGGGCTGGCAACTCGTCTCGCTGGGGAAGTTCACCTCATGGTACCTGCTGATGATCATTTCCTTCGTGCTGGTGAACCTGGTGCACAGGCCCAAGTCATTTGACGCCGCCTGA
- a CDS encoding type III PLP-dependent enzyme → MATAKIIEFLRREKPEGPCLVVDLDVVRDNYEAFASSMPDTRIFYAVKANPAPEVLSLLASLGSCFDTASVPEIEMSLAAGATPDRISFGNTIKKERDIVRAYEMGVRLFAVDSHTEVEKVARAAPGAQVFCRILTDGAGAEWPLSRKFGCEPAMAESVLLSAHALGLQAYGVSFHVGSQQTRLDAWDVAVGEAKAIFERMLSHGIKLEMVNLGGGFPTKYLKPVPGQSTYANAIHDALTKHFGNALPETIIEPGRGMVGNAGVVKAEVVLISRKHANDDTRWVYLDIGKFGGLAETMDEAIRYPITTARDGDVKEPCVIAGPTCDSADVLYEKTPYPLPITLTVGDEVLIEAAGAYTTTYAAVAFNGFPPLRAYVI, encoded by the coding sequence ATGGCCACCGCGAAGATCATCGAATTCCTCCGACGTGAAAAGCCCGAAGGCCCCTGCCTCGTGGTCGACCTCGACGTCGTGCGTGACAACTATGAGGCCTTTGCCAGCAGCATGCCGGACACCCGCATCTTCTATGCGGTGAAGGCCAATCCTGCGCCGGAAGTGCTCTCGCTCCTCGCCTCGCTGGGCTCGTGCTTCGACACGGCCTCGGTGCCCGAGATCGAAATGTCGCTGGCAGCGGGTGCCACGCCTGACCGCATTTCCTTTGGCAACACCATCAAGAAGGAGCGCGACATCGTGCGCGCCTACGAGATGGGTGTGCGCCTCTTTGCCGTCGACAGCCACACCGAAGTGGAGAAGGTCGCCCGTGCCGCCCCCGGCGCGCAGGTGTTCTGCCGCATCCTCACCGATGGCGCTGGCGCCGAATGGCCGCTCTCGCGCAAGTTCGGTTGTGAGCCTGCCATGGCCGAGTCCGTGCTGCTTTCGGCTCATGCGCTCGGCCTCCAGGCCTATGGAGTGTCCTTTCACGTCGGCTCGCAGCAGACGCGTCTGGACGCCTGGGATGTGGCCGTCGGCGAAGCCAAGGCGATCTTCGAGCGCATGCTGAGCCACGGCATCAAGCTGGAAATGGTCAACCTCGGCGGCGGTTTCCCCACCAAGTACCTGAAGCCGGTACCGGGCCAGTCCACCTATGCCAACGCGATCCATGATGCGCTGACGAAGCACTTCGGCAATGCCCTGCCCGAGACGATCATCGAACCGGGCCGTGGCATGGTCGGCAACGCCGGCGTGGTGAAGGCCGAGGTCGTGCTCATCTCCAGGAAGCACGCCAACGACGACACGCGCTGGGTCTATCTCGACATCGGCAAGTTCGGCGGCCTCGCCGAGACGATGGACGAGGCGATCCGCTATCCCATCACCACCGCCCGCGATGGCGACGTGAAGGAGCCGTGCGTGATCGCCGGCCCGACCTGCGACTCGGCTGATGTGCTCTACGAAAAGACACCGTATCCGCTGCCGATCACGCTGACGGTGGGCGACGAGGTGCTGATCGAAGCCGCCGGCGCTTACACCACGACCTACGCGGCCGTCGCCTTCAACGGCTTTCCGCCACTCCGGGCCTACGTGATCTGA
- a CDS encoding N-acetyltransferase: protein MVTIRHETASDVAAREALLDKAFGKARLRKTSERLREGRLPAEGLAFTALDAKGRVIGTLRLWNIIAGSAGPSLLLGPLAVDCRQQKKGIGRKLMEHALNSARVLGHESVLLVGDAPYYARFGFDGSHTRSLHLPGPVERDRFLGLELTPGALDGAEGLLSASGAVREQLRGAVAA, encoded by the coding sequence ATGGTCACCATTCGTCATGAAACCGCCTCTGATGTCGCTGCCCGCGAAGCCCTTTTGGACAAGGCCTTCGGCAAGGCACGTCTCCGCAAGACCTCAGAGCGCCTGCGTGAAGGCCGTTTGCCGGCGGAGGGCCTGGCCTTCACAGCCCTTGATGCGAAGGGCCGGGTCATCGGCACCCTTCGCCTGTGGAACATCATCGCCGGTTCAGCGGGACCGTCGCTGCTGCTCGGCCCGCTCGCCGTCGATTGCCGCCAGCAGAAGAAAGGCATCGGCCGCAAGCTGATGGAGCACGCCCTCAACAGCGCGCGCGTGCTCGGCCACGAGTCCGTGCTGCTGGTGGGCGATGCGCCCTACTACGCGCGCTTCGGTTTTGATGGCAGCCACACCCGCAGCCTGCACCTGCCGGGCCCGGTGGAGCGTGATCGGTTCCTCGGCCTCGAACTCACGCCCGGCGCGCTCGATGGCGCGGAAGGCCTGCTGAGTGCATCGGGTGCCGTACGGGAACAGTTGCGCGGCGCCGTCGCAGCCTGA
- a CDS encoding glycerol kinase, whose translation MKVLAIDQGTTGTKAFTLDEAGTFTKVAGFEHAQHYPQPGWVEHDAEELLSHVQACIAAAGPVDAIGIDNQGETLVAWDAKTGKPCHRAIVWQDDRTKDVTERLKSEGEEELTLARAGLPLDPYFSATKMRWIMDNVPEAKVLLTQGRLRIATSDAFFLDWLAGQFATDVTTASRTSLMSLDTLQWDDDLLKLFGIPREVLPDIRDTTGPFGNHKGIAITANLVDQQAALFGHGCEKPGDAKITFGTGAFALGIAGGRRPPRDNSGLAATVAWRKGHSAADFALDGAVYNAASAINWARSIGLFASYDEINAFAAPSALSRGLCFVPALSGLACPHWDRNAAGLWIGLGLDTTRADMMQAVLEGIALRAAEVMQAMAALLPLGPAISIDGGLANNDYFMRFLANALNRTVTVASSTELTALGTARMAMAGAGGQTLPPLPRPAQVHHPEAPLPDEQRQRFATAVERAKAWR comes from the coding sequence ATGAAGGTTCTCGCCATCGACCAGGGCACCACGGGCACGAAGGCCTTCACGCTGGATGAAGCGGGCACGTTCACCAAGGTGGCGGGCTTCGAGCATGCGCAACATTATCCGCAACCGGGCTGGGTGGAGCATGATGCGGAGGAATTGCTGTCGCATGTGCAGGCCTGCATCGCGGCGGCGGGGCCTGTTGATGCGATCGGGATCGACAATCAGGGCGAAACACTGGTGGCATGGGACGCGAAGACGGGAAAGCCCTGTCATCGCGCCATCGTCTGGCAGGACGACCGCACCAAGGATGTGACGGAACGGCTGAAGTCTGAGGGGGAGGAGGAGCTGACGCTTGCGCGCGCCGGTCTGCCGCTCGACCCCTATTTCTCGGCCACGAAGATGCGCTGGATCATGGACAACGTGCCCGAGGCGAAGGTCTTGCTCACACAGGGGCGCTTGCGCATTGCCACCAGCGACGCCTTCTTCCTCGACTGGCTGGCGGGCCAATTCGCGACGGATGTCACGACGGCGTCGCGCACCTCGCTCATGTCGCTCGATACGCTGCAATGGGATGATGATCTGCTGAAGCTCTTCGGCATTCCCCGCGAGGTGTTGCCGGATATCCGCGATACGACCGGGCCGTTTGGAAATCACAAGGGCATCGCCATTACGGCGAACCTCGTTGACCAGCAGGCCGCATTGTTCGGGCACGGTTGCGAAAAGCCGGGGGATGCCAAGATCACATTCGGAACGGGCGCCTTTGCCCTCGGCATTGCCGGTGGCAGGCGGCCGCCGCGCGACAACTCGGGATTGGCGGCGACAGTCGCCTGGCGAAAGGGACACTCTGCCGCCGACTTCGCCCTCGATGGCGCCGTCTACAATGCGGCCTCGGCCATCAACTGGGCGCGGTCCATTGGATTGTTTGCGTCCTACGACGAGATCAATGCCTTCGCCGCGCCATCCGCCTTGTCGCGCGGCCTGTGTTTCGTGCCTGCCCTCTCTGGACTCGCCTGCCCGCACTGGGACCGCAACGCTGCGGGACTGTGGATCGGGCTTGGCCTCGACACCACGAGGGCCGATATGATGCAGGCCGTTCTGGAAGGCATTGCCCTTCGTGCTGCGGAGGTGATGCAGGCCATGGCAGCGCTGCTGCCGCTTGGTCCGGCCATCTCCATCGACGGTGGCCTCGCCAACAATGATTACTTCATGCGCTTCCTCGCCAATGCACTGAACCGCACCGTCACCGTGGCATCATCGACCGAACTCACGGCACTGGGCACGGCCCGCATGGCCATGGCCGGGGCGGGTGGGCAGACCTTGCCGCCACTACCCCGCCCCGCCCAGGTGCATCATCCGGAGGCCCCCCTTCCGGATGAGCAGCGCCAGCGCTTCGCCACCGCCGTCGAGCGGGCGAAAGCCTGGCGGTAA